The Hujiaoplasma nucleasis DNA window AAGAAGCAGGTTATAACCCTTTTAGGTTAAAAAGTGAGGATGTATTTATTGATTTATTAACTGACTCTGGAACTGGCGCAATGAGTCATTTCCAATGGGGAGCATTAATGCAAGGTGATGAAGCATATGCAGGATCTAGATCTTTTTATAGATTAGAAAAGGTAGTCAAAGATATTACAGGATATAAGTATGTTATTCCTGCCCATCAAGGTCGGGGAGCTGAACAAGTTGTTTTGCCTTTATTAATTAAAGAAGGTATGACTGTTATATCTAACATTCATTTTGATACCACCAGAGCCCATGTTGAATTGGCTGGAGGTAGAGCAGTAGATTGCGCATGTAAAGAGTGTTTTGATTTAGAGAATTATCATCCTTTTAAAGGTAACTTTGATTTAGATAAGTTAAAAACTGTCATTAAAGAAAAGGGTAAAGAAAATATAGCAGCTATTATTATGACTATTACCAATAATTCAGCTGGTGGTCAACCTGTATCTTTAGAAAACATGAGAGCGGTCAATCATATTGCCAGAGAAAATCATATTCCTATTGTGATTGATGGGGCCAGATATGCTGAAAACTCTTTTTACATTAAACAAAGAGAAAAAGGCTATGAAAATAAATCAATTAGAGCCATCGCTTTAGAGACTTTTGCCCTTGCGGATATCTTTTTAATGTCTAGTAAAAAAGATGGTCTAGTGAATATTGGTGGGTTAATCGCCATTAAAGATAACCTAGAAATTTTCCAAAAAGCTCAAGTAAGAGTTATTCCTATGGAGGGATTTCCAACCTATGGTGGTTTATCAGGAAGAGATATGGATGCTTTAGCCATAGGTCTACAAGAAGCTTTAGATGAAGATTATTTACGATACAGAATTGATGAAATTAGATACCTAGGTGACTTATTAAAAGCAGGGGGTGTAC harbors:
- a CDS encoding tryptophanase — translated: MENYQVPPYKIKMVEPIKLITKSQRINRLKEAGYNPFRLKSEDVFIDLLTDSGTGAMSHFQWGALMQGDEAYAGSRSFYRLEKVVKDITGYKYVIPAHQGRGAEQVVLPLLIKEGMTVISNIHFDTTRAHVELAGGRAVDCACKECFDLENYHPFKGNFDLDKLKTVIKEKGKENIAAIIMTITNNSAGGQPVSLENMRAVNHIARENHIPIVIDGARYAENSFYIKQREKGYENKSIRAIALETFALADIFLMSSKKDGLVNIGGLIAIKDNLEIFQKAQVRVIPMEGFPTYGGLSGRDMDALAIGLQEALDEDYLRYRIDEIRYLGDLLKAGGVPIQYPTGGHAVFVDCGAIVPHIPFDEFPAQAVCNELYIEGGIRGVEIGSLLLGRDPDTHENLKADKEFLRLTIPRRTYTYDHLRYVAETMIKVYKRRHKIKGLKFTYESPILRHFTAKFEPIE